In one Azospirillum sp. TSH100 genomic region, the following are encoded:
- a CDS encoding right-handed parallel beta-helix repeat-containing protein, protein MATSATKIVVNALGKAAGGVNAHFTLLVDGQKVGEGTAGTTAKDFVFTPVLTSDVAHKVQIQYDNDAVINGQDRSLTVNSISIGGKTIAPTAGIVSYDKGALDGKDVVAGQSNLWWNGTLVVNADKGYFPAAVTATPASGKDTIVVNASGTPAGGVNAHFKVLVDGKQIGEGTAGTAAKDFSFTTDVADRVAHKVQVQYDNDAVINGQDRSLTVNSISINGHSYAPTSSAVTYDKGALDGKDVIAGQKGMWWNGTLVVNAPASDFPAGATTTTPTTPTTPTTPAGPAFYVATNGKDSWSGKLAAPNADGTDGPFASLAKAQAAMRADSTIDTTYIRGGDYHQNGLWLDSRDSGVTFAGYGSEKAVIHGGSNATVSFGLGGAKNVTIEGLSFADGVVGGHYVYADNASGLTFANNVVKGGGYGITVQNSANSKVTGNQFDSTGAESIFVKAGSNATLVSDNLIRHPNAADRGDAGIWINGSSDVKVTHNQIENSPEKAIAVGSVQTDGSDASYRVTISYNKVINANLESNDGGGIYLINRQQDLANHTVVNNDVSGTTATNPSGSVASWGIYLDDWTSGTTVKGNVVHDNIGGVFLHGGWNNTVTENVIAGNSGAQIGLQQDVAWSGWKGHTMTGNDISGNVIDVREGTAVHIYGPANVGNLHNNFYSSLDTAAKEFDAWPQVMSSGAWGTLANWQAAGYDKGSVTLNPAFVNPGADDFSLASNSPVYGLGFDHIAYSDIGLLHG, encoded by the coding sequence ATGGCCACTTCCGCTACCAAGATCGTCGTGAACGCCCTGGGCAAGGCCGCAGGCGGCGTGAACGCCCATTTCACCCTGCTGGTCGACGGCCAGAAGGTGGGTGAGGGCACCGCCGGCACGACGGCGAAGGATTTCGTCTTCACGCCCGTGCTGACCAGCGACGTCGCGCACAAGGTGCAGATCCAGTACGACAACGACGCTGTCATCAACGGCCAGGACCGCAGCCTGACCGTCAACAGCATCAGCATCGGCGGCAAGACGATCGCGCCGACCGCCGGCATCGTCAGCTACGACAAGGGCGCGCTCGACGGCAAGGACGTCGTCGCCGGCCAGTCGAACCTGTGGTGGAACGGCACGCTGGTCGTCAACGCCGACAAGGGCTATTTCCCCGCCGCCGTCACCGCGACGCCGGCCTCGGGCAAGGACACCATCGTGGTGAACGCCTCCGGCACCCCGGCGGGCGGCGTCAACGCCCACTTCAAGGTGCTGGTCGACGGCAAGCAGATCGGCGAGGGCACCGCCGGCACCGCCGCCAAGGATTTCAGCTTCACCACCGACGTCGCCGACCGCGTGGCGCACAAGGTGCAGGTCCAGTACGACAACGACGCGGTGATCAACGGCCAGGACCGCAGCCTGACCGTCAACAGCATCTCGATCAACGGCCACAGCTATGCCCCGACCAGCAGCGCCGTCACCTATGACAAGGGCGCGCTCGACGGCAAGGACGTGATCGCCGGCCAGAAGGGGATGTGGTGGAACGGCACGCTGGTGGTGAACGCCCCGGCCTCCGACTTCCCGGCCGGCGCCACGACCACCACCCCGACCACGCCCACGACGCCGACCACCCCCGCCGGCCCGGCCTTCTACGTCGCCACCAACGGCAAGGACAGCTGGTCGGGCAAGCTGGCCGCCCCGAACGCCGATGGCACCGACGGGCCTTTCGCCAGCCTCGCCAAGGCGCAGGCGGCGATGCGCGCCGACTCCACCATCGACACCACCTACATCCGCGGCGGCGACTACCATCAGAACGGTCTCTGGCTGGACAGCCGGGATTCCGGCGTGACCTTCGCCGGCTACGGCAGCGAGAAGGCGGTGATCCACGGCGGCTCCAACGCCACGGTGTCCTTCGGCCTCGGCGGCGCCAAGAACGTCACCATCGAGGGGCTCAGCTTCGCCGACGGCGTCGTCGGCGGCCATTACGTCTATGCCGACAACGCCTCCGGCCTGACCTTCGCCAACAATGTGGTCAAGGGCGGCGGCTACGGCATCACGGTGCAGAACAGTGCCAACAGCAAGGTCACCGGCAACCAGTTCGACAGCACCGGCGCCGAATCCATCTTCGTCAAGGCCGGCTCCAACGCCACGCTGGTGTCCGACAACCTGATCCGCCACCCGAACGCCGCCGACCGCGGCGACGCCGGCATCTGGATCAACGGCAGCTCCGACGTGAAGGTCACCCACAACCAGATCGAAAACTCGCCGGAGAAGGCCATCGCCGTCGGCTCGGTCCAGACGGACGGCAGCGACGCGAGCTATCGCGTGACGATTTCCTACAACAAGGTCATCAACGCCAACCTGGAATCGAACGACGGCGGCGGCATCTACCTGATCAACCGCCAGCAGGATCTGGCCAACCACACCGTCGTCAACAACGACGTGTCCGGCACCACCGCGACCAACCCGTCAGGCAGCGTGGCGAGCTGGGGCATCTATCTCGACGACTGGACCAGCGGCACCACGGTGAAGGGCAACGTCGTCCACGACAACATCGGCGGCGTCTTCCTGCATGGCGGCTGGAACAACACGGTCACCGAGAATGTCATCGCCGGCAACAGCGGCGCCCAGATCGGCCTCCAGCAGGATGTCGCCTGGAGCGGCTGGAAGGGCCACACGATGACCGGCAACGACATTTCGGGCAACGTCATCGACGTGCGCGAGGGCACCGCCGTCCACATCTACGGCCCGGCCAATGTCGGCAACCTGCACAACAATTTCTACAGCAGCCTCGACACCGCCGCGAAGGAGTTCGACGCCTGGCCGCAGGTGATGTCGAGCGGCGCCTGGGGCACCCTGGCGAACTGGCAGGCCGCCGGCTACGACAAGGGCTCGGTCACGCTGAACCCGGCTTTCGTCAATCCGGGTGCCGACGATTTCAGCCTGGCGTCCAACTCGCCGGTCTACGGCCTGGGCTTCGACCACATCGCCTACAGCGACATCGGCCTGCTGCACGGCTGA
- a CDS encoding thioesterase family protein produces the protein MHEYSERPRRADDHPSHRPLPPGCFRVQRPIRFSHCDPAGIVYFPVYFDMFNGAVEDWFTQGLDIDYATMILQRRLGLPIVHAECDFVIPSRMGDTLTLGVLLERLGRSSVQLRINGEHEGQVRLSGSLTLVTTSLDDFAAVAIPEDIRAAMERYQAGCEG, from the coding sequence ATGCACGAGTACAGCGAGCGGCCGCGCCGCGCCGACGACCACCCCAGCCACCGGCCTCTGCCGCCGGGCTGTTTCCGGGTGCAGCGGCCCATTCGCTTTTCCCACTGCGACCCGGCCGGAATCGTCTATTTCCCGGTCTATTTCGACATGTTCAACGGCGCGGTGGAGGACTGGTTCACCCAGGGGCTGGACATCGACTATGCGACGATGATCCTGCAACGTCGCCTGGGCCTGCCGATCGTGCATGCCGAATGCGATTTCGTGATCCCGAGCCGGATGGGCGACACGCTGACGCTGGGCGTCCTGCTGGAGCGGCTGGGCCGCAGCTCCGTCCAGCTGCGCATCAACGGCGAGCATGAGGGGCAGGTCCGGCTGTCGGGCAGCCTGACGCTGGTCACCACCTCGCTCGACGACTTCGCCGCCGTGGCGATCCCGGAGGACATCCGGGCGGCCATGGAGCGCTATCAGGCGGGCTGCGAGGGGTAA
- a CDS encoding LysR substrate-binding domain-containing protein encodes MRRLPSLNGLRAFEAAARHGSFTAAAAELHVSQAAVSRMVKLLEERLGFALFDRRANALLLTERGRALQPALTEAFDGIARRVEQVSAMRAGPVLTVGMGATVAVRWLIPRLSSFHIAHPEIEVRIATGGAGAPMNDDWTCAVLLGDGQWPGYEAERLFSSSLQPVCAPRLAAELGKPADLAGATLLHVSHWGEDWPRWLAAAAGAADQKAEPGTDLGIRGLSFGSYAMTLQAAIDGVGVALAPRLYSADDIAAGRLAAPFELAVPMVHSWYLVYRASRREDGGFGAFRDWLYRLRAEIA; translated from the coding sequence ATGCGCCGCCTGCCCTCGCTGAACGGTCTGCGCGCCTTCGAGGCGGCCGCCCGCCATGGCAGCTTCACCGCGGCGGCGGCGGAGCTGCACGTCTCGCAGGCCGCGGTCAGCCGTATGGTGAAGCTGCTGGAGGAACGGCTGGGCTTCGCCCTGTTCGACCGGCGGGCCAACGCGCTGCTGCTGACCGAGCGCGGCCGGGCGTTGCAGCCGGCGCTGACCGAGGCGTTCGACGGCATCGCCCGGCGGGTCGAGCAGGTGTCGGCGATGCGGGCCGGGCCGGTGCTGACGGTCGGCATGGGGGCGACGGTGGCGGTGCGCTGGCTGATCCCGCGGCTGTCCAGCTTCCACATCGCTCATCCGGAGATCGAGGTGCGGATCGCCACCGGCGGGGCGGGGGCGCCGATGAACGACGACTGGACCTGCGCCGTGCTGCTCGGCGACGGCCAGTGGCCCGGCTATGAGGCGGAGCGGCTGTTCTCCTCCAGCCTGCAACCGGTCTGCGCACCGCGGCTGGCGGCGGAGTTGGGCAAGCCGGCGGATCTGGCCGGCGCCACGCTGCTGCACGTCTCCCATTGGGGGGAGGACTGGCCGCGCTGGCTCGCCGCCGCCGCCGGGGCGGCGGATCAGAAAGCGGAGCCGGGAACGGATTTGGGAATAAGGGGGCTGTCCTTCGGCAGCTACGCCATGACCTTGCAGGCGGCCATCGACGGCGTCGGGGTGGCGCTGGCGCCGCGGCTCTACAGTGCGGACGACATCGCCGCCGGGCGCCTCGCCGCGCCCTTCGAGCTGGCGGTGCCGATGGTCCACTCCTGGTATCTGGTCTATCGCGCCTCGCGCCGCGAGGATGGCGGCTTCGGCGCCTTCCGCGACTGGCTCTACCGGCTGCGCGCGGAGATCGCGTGA
- a CDS encoding replication initiation protein: protein MKGSAKAGSGLVVLGPEDLAGGAVIDGDGAAATLPSVAAETTAPVAGLTARVASATFERDGYKHLIKAAEAVYSYPANGTRLSLPAQKMLNFMIHLAGSQNFANKLYRLPKRVVRGNHKGNERIFDALKEIFDSSLVVIGPFRGRRSRAELRILSSYVRPEEEEDSDAADIHFQFTDAFLEIQRSSQLWAKLSGPAMVKVTSTYALKLYEIGMQRYQMDYPSLELDIDTLRKLMNVPEGAYKDFGILRTRTIDRAIAEVNQLAPFRVSMPEDKMKRKGRKIEAVTLEFLAKDEEEAAETYLERERHSAGRRARRIGKVDTVAPADPVEAGLADLGPLPDADDVTALWAAVLHALKGKVPAPLLAELEPERVEEAPQGGRRLVLKAKTAAVADTARMNHWPSLKSALSSLTAGMIEDVAFEVAARKAKAAKAASPGT from the coding sequence ATGAAAGGCTCCGCAAAGGCGGGATCCGGCCTCGTCGTTCTCGGGCCGGAGGATCTGGCCGGCGGTGCGGTGATCGACGGTGACGGCGCGGCGGCGACCCTGCCGTCGGTCGCGGCGGAAACCACGGCCCCGGTCGCCGGCCTGACCGCCCGCGTCGCCAGCGCCACCTTCGAGCGCGACGGCTACAAGCATCTCATCAAGGCGGCGGAGGCGGTCTACAGCTATCCGGCCAACGGCACGCGCCTGTCGCTGCCGGCGCAGAAGATGCTGAACTTCATGATCCATCTGGCCGGCAGCCAGAATTTCGCCAACAAGCTCTACCGCCTGCCCAAGCGGGTGGTGCGCGGCAACCACAAGGGCAACGAGCGCATCTTCGACGCGCTGAAGGAAATCTTCGATTCCAGCCTGGTGGTCATCGGCCCCTTCCGCGGCCGCCGGTCGCGTGCCGAACTGCGCATCCTCTCCAGCTATGTCCGGCCGGAGGAGGAGGAGGACAGCGACGCCGCCGACATCCATTTCCAGTTCACCGACGCCTTCCTGGAAATCCAGCGCTCGTCCCAGCTGTGGGCCAAGCTGTCCGGCCCGGCGATGGTCAAGGTCACCAGCACCTACGCGCTGAAGCTCTACGAGATCGGCATGCAGCGCTACCAGATGGACTATCCGTCGCTGGAGCTGGACATCGACACGCTGCGCAAGCTGATGAATGTGCCGGAGGGCGCCTACAAGGATTTCGGCATCCTGCGCACCCGCACCATCGACCGCGCCATCGCCGAGGTGAACCAGCTGGCTCCCTTCCGCGTCAGCATGCCGGAAGACAAGATGAAGCGGAAAGGCCGCAAGATCGAGGCGGTGACGCTGGAATTCCTCGCCAAGGACGAGGAGGAGGCGGCCGAAACCTATCTGGAGCGCGAACGCCACAGCGCCGGCCGCCGGGCGCGCCGCATCGGCAAGGTCGACACCGTCGCCCCGGCCGATCCGGTGGAGGCCGGCCTCGCCGACCTCGGCCCGCTGCCCGACGCCGACGACGTCACCGCTCTGTGGGCCGCCGTCCTGCACGCCCTGAAGGGCAAGGTCCCCGCCCCGCTGCTGGCCGAACTGGAGCCGGAGCGGGTGGAGGAAGCCCCCCAGGGCGGCCGCCGCCTCGTGCTGAAGGCGAAGACCGCCGCCGTCGCCGACACCGCCCGCATGAACCACTGGCCGAGCCTGAAGTCGGCCCTGTCCTCGCTGACCGCCGGGATGATCGAGGACGTCGCCTTCGAGGTGGCGGCCCGCAAGGCGAAGGCGGCGAAGGCGGCCTCCCCCGGGACGTAA
- a CDS encoding MFS transporter, which translates to MPPTVASHSAEDAAHPALSRSLVMLMALACGVVVANIYYAQPLVGLIGPAVGLSPETASLVVTLTQVGYGAGLVLLVPLGDLLENRRLVVVTLCSTVAALLVAAVAPTASLFLAASFLIGVTSVAVQMLVPLAAHMAPEASRGQVVGTVMSGLLLGILLARPVSSLIADSLGWRAVFALSAVAMVGFAVLMRRVLPQRRPKAQSSYGALLGSLGRLLVRTPVLQRRTVYQTMMFAAFSLYWTSVPLLLAGAPFHLSQRGIALFALSGAAGALVAPIAGRIADRGWTRPATGFALAMAALSFFVARAGEGSIALLVLAGLLLDMGVQMNMVLGQRAIYSLGAETRSRMNAIYMAIFFLGGAAGSALAGYAFAVGGWAPVTWIGFAFPAIGLLFYLTEFRGRPAA; encoded by the coding sequence ATGCCGCCCACCGTTGCCTCCCATTCGGCCGAAGACGCCGCCCATCCGGCGCTGTCCCGTTCGCTCGTCATGCTGATGGCGCTGGCCTGCGGGGTGGTGGTCGCCAACATCTATTATGCCCAGCCGCTGGTCGGGCTGATCGGCCCGGCGGTCGGGCTGTCGCCGGAGACCGCCAGCCTCGTCGTCACCCTGACCCAGGTCGGCTATGGCGCCGGGCTGGTGCTGCTGGTGCCGCTGGGCGACCTGCTGGAGAACCGCCGGCTGGTGGTGGTCACCCTGTGCAGCACGGTGGCGGCCCTGCTGGTGGCGGCGGTCGCCCCCACCGCGTCCCTGTTCCTGGCGGCGTCCTTCCTGATCGGCGTCACCTCCGTCGCCGTGCAGATGCTGGTGCCGCTGGCCGCCCACATGGCGCCGGAGGCCTCGCGCGGGCAGGTGGTCGGCACTGTGATGAGCGGGCTGCTGCTCGGCATCCTGCTGGCCCGCCCGGTGTCGAGCCTGATCGCCGACAGCCTGGGCTGGCGGGCTGTCTTCGCCCTGTCGGCGGTGGCGATGGTCGGCTTCGCGGTGCTGATGCGGCGGGTGCTGCCGCAGCGGCGGCCGAAGGCGCAATCGAGCTATGGTGCGCTGCTCGGTTCGCTCGGGCGGCTGCTGGTGCGGACGCCGGTGCTGCAACGGCGGACCGTCTACCAGACGATGATGTTCGCCGCCTTCAGCCTCTACTGGACCTCCGTCCCGCTGCTGCTGGCGGGGGCGCCCTTCCATCTCAGCCAGCGCGGCATCGCGTTGTTCGCCCTGTCGGGGGCGGCGGGTGCCTTGGTGGCGCCGATCGCCGGGCGGATCGCCGACCGCGGCTGGACCCGGCCGGCCACCGGCTTCGCGCTGGCGATGGCGGCGCTGTCCTTCTTCGTCGCGCGCGCCGGCGAGGGTTCCATCGCGCTCTTGGTGCTGGCCGGGCTGCTGCTCGACATGGGCGTGCAGATGAACATGGTGCTGGGGCAGCGCGCCATCTACTCGCTGGGGGCGGAGACCCGCAGCCGGATGAACGCCATCTATATGGCGATCTTCTTCCTGGGGGGTGCCGCCGGCTCGGCGCTGGCCGGCTATGCCTTCGCCGTCGGCGGCTGGGCGCCGGTGACCTGGATCGGCTTCGCCTTTCCCGCCATCGGCCTGCTGTTCTACCTGACCGAATTCCGCGGGCGGCCTGCCGCCTGA
- a CDS encoding chloride channel protein, translated as MPSTNRLPHRLPNRLRIPRHVWMSPRNWRRRLLFWSGAGVVGLVAVLFARAADYAQQLFRLAEAASPWLPFLLTPLGLAFSAWVALRLVPGSQGSGIPQAIAARHVQDPAAKRRLLSPRIAVGKILLTLVGLACGASIGREGPTVQVGASIMLMAGSIAGLGREPGLILAGGAAGVAAAFNTPLAGIVFAIEEMARSFEKRTSGLVLVAVVAAGLVAVALLGNYAYFGHTATSASWQDWKAVLATGIVGGLAGGGFSSLLLWLSRWIRRGLGGGLGRHPVLVALGCGLALAMIGAATGGLTFGTGYEEARAVLDGVETLPWYYAPAKLLATALSGICGIPGGIFSPSLSVGAGIGSIIGGLLPDTSLAAVVLLAMVSYFAGVVQAPLTAVVIVTEMSASPDMLLPLMLSAALATTLSRLVCPHSVYHAMAEAFLAVLRSDEAGKPAPPKAAAIPSP; from the coding sequence ATGCCCTCCACCAACCGTCTGCCCCATCGGCTGCCCAATCGGCTGCGCATCCCCCGCCATGTCTGGATGTCGCCCAGGAACTGGCGTCGGCGCCTGCTGTTCTGGTCCGGTGCCGGCGTGGTCGGTCTGGTCGCCGTCCTGTTCGCCCGCGCCGCCGATTACGCCCAACAGCTGTTCCGGCTGGCGGAGGCGGCATCGCCCTGGCTGCCCTTCCTGCTGACGCCGCTTGGGCTGGCCTTCTCGGCCTGGGTGGCGCTGCGGCTGGTGCCGGGATCGCAGGGCAGCGGCATCCCCCAGGCCATCGCCGCGCGCCATGTCCAGGATCCGGCGGCCAAGCGCCGGTTGCTGTCGCCGCGCATCGCCGTCGGCAAGATCCTGCTGACCCTGGTCGGGCTGGCCTGCGGCGCCTCCATCGGGCGCGAGGGACCGACGGTTCAGGTCGGCGCCTCGATCATGCTGATGGCCGGTTCCATCGCCGGGCTGGGGCGGGAACCGGGACTGATCCTGGCCGGCGGTGCGGCCGGCGTCGCCGCCGCCTTCAACACGCCGCTGGCCGGCATCGTCTTCGCCATCGAGGAGATGGCCCGCAGCTTCGAGAAGCGGACCAGCGGCCTCGTTCTGGTCGCGGTGGTGGCCGCCGGTCTGGTCGCCGTCGCCCTGCTCGGCAACTACGCCTATTTCGGTCATACCGCGACGTCGGCCAGCTGGCAGGACTGGAAGGCCGTGCTGGCGACCGGCATCGTCGGCGGGCTGGCCGGCGGCGGGTTCAGCAGCCTGCTGCTGTGGCTGTCGCGCTGGATCCGCCGCGGCCTGGGCGGAGGGCTGGGGCGCCACCCGGTGCTGGTCGCGCTCGGCTGCGGCCTTGCCCTGGCGATGATCGGCGCCGCCACCGGCGGCCTGACCTTCGGCACCGGCTACGAAGAGGCGCGCGCCGTGCTCGACGGGGTGGAGACGCTGCCCTGGTACTACGCCCCGGCAAAGCTGCTGGCGACCGCCCTGTCGGGCATCTGCGGCATTCCCGGCGGCATCTTCTCCCCCTCGCTGTCGGTGGGGGCGGGCATCGGCTCGATCATCGGCGGGCTGCTGCCGGACACGTCGCTGGCGGCGGTGGTGCTGCTGGCGATGGTTTCCTATTTCGCCGGGGTGGTGCAGGCGCCGCTGACCGCCGTCGTCATCGTGACGGAGATGAGCGCCTCGCCCGACATGCTGCTGCCGCTGATGCTGAGCGCCGCCCTTGCCACCACGCTCTCCCGGCTGGTCTGCCCGCACTCGGTCTACCACGCCATGGCCGAAGCCTTCCTGGCGGTGCTGCGAAGCGACGAGGCCGGCAAGCCGGCCCCGCCCAAGGCGGCGGCGATCCCGTCGCCGTGA
- a CDS encoding aldo/keto reductase — MDRRTLGRSGLSVSPLCFGGNVFGWTADEATSFRLLDAFVDAGFNFVDTADVYSAWAPGNSGGESETIIGNWMKSRGNRDRIVLATKVGSEMGPGKKGLSPAWIRTAVEDSLRRLQTDRIDLYQSHWDDPETPFEETLGAYKELIDQGKVRAIGASNLTAPRLREALEVSARTGLPRYETLQPEYNLYSRQGYEAELEGLCRENGLGVINYYSLAAGFLTGKYRSAGDVGKSARGNGVVSKYLNERGRAILAALDEVAGRHGATPGQVAIAWLIARPGLTAPIASASKPEQMGDLIAAARLRLDAGDIAQLDRASAY, encoded by the coding sequence ATGGATCGACGTACACTGGGCCGCAGCGGCCTGTCGGTGTCCCCGCTCTGCTTCGGCGGCAACGTGTTCGGCTGGACCGCCGACGAGGCCACCTCCTTCCGGCTGCTCGACGCCTTCGTCGATGCCGGCTTCAACTTCGTCGACACCGCCGACGTCTATTCGGCCTGGGCCCCCGGCAATTCAGGCGGCGAGTCCGAGACCATCATCGGCAACTGGATGAAGAGCCGCGGCAACCGCGACCGCATCGTGCTGGCGACCAAGGTCGGGTCGGAGATGGGGCCGGGGAAGAAGGGGCTGTCGCCCGCCTGGATCCGGACGGCCGTGGAGGACTCGCTGCGCCGGCTCCAGACCGACCGCATCGACCTCTACCAGTCGCACTGGGACGATCCCGAAACCCCGTTCGAGGAGACGCTCGGCGCCTACAAGGAGCTGATCGACCAGGGCAAGGTCCGGGCCATCGGCGCCTCCAACCTGACGGCTCCCCGCCTGCGCGAGGCGCTGGAGGTCAGCGCCCGCACCGGCCTGCCCCGCTATGAGACCCTGCAGCCGGAATACAACCTCTACAGCCGCCAAGGCTACGAGGCCGAGCTGGAGGGGCTGTGCCGGGAGAATGGGCTGGGCGTCATCAATTACTATTCGCTGGCCGCCGGCTTCCTGACCGGCAAATACCGCTCGGCCGGGGATGTGGGCAAGAGCGCGCGTGGCAACGGGGTGGTGTCGAAATACCTGAACGAGCGCGGCCGGGCGATCCTGGCGGCGCTGGACGAGGTCGCCGGCCGGCATGGGGCGACTCCGGGACAGGTGGCGATCGCCTGGTTGATCGCTAGGCCCGGCCTGACGGCGCCGATCGCCAGCGCGTCGAAGCCGGAGCAGATGGGCGACCTGATCGCCGCCGCCCGGCTGCGGCTGGACGCCGGGGACATCGCGCAGCTGGACCGGGCGAGCGCTTACTGA
- a CDS encoding Lrp/AsnC family transcriptional regulator — translation MDDLDRRLIDLLTVNARTSTAALGRALGLSRSTVQDRIARLERQGVIAGYTVKLGDPAPRRGVSALVMISVSAKLADRAVHALRKMPEVIRLHSISGQYDLCATVGTETHDAMDAALDAIGRLPGVERTMSSIVLSTKMER, via the coding sequence ATGGACGACCTCGACCGCCGGCTGATCGACCTGTTGACGGTGAACGCCCGCACCAGCACGGCGGCGCTGGGCCGGGCGCTGGGGCTGTCGCGGTCGACCGTGCAGGACCGCATCGCCCGGCTGGAGCGGCAGGGCGTGATCGCCGGCTATACGGTGAAGCTGGGGGATCCGGCGCCGCGGCGCGGCGTGTCGGCGCTGGTGATGATCAGCGTCAGTGCCAAGCTGGCCGACCGCGCCGTCCATGCCCTGCGCAAGATGCCGGAGGTGATCCGGCTGCACAGCATCAGCGGCCAGTATGATCTGTGCGCCACCGTCGGCACCGAGACCCACGACGCGATGGACGCGGCACTGGACGCCATCGGCCGCCTGCCGGGGGTGGAGCGGACGATGTCGTCGATCGTGCTGTCGACGAAGATGGAACGGTAG
- a CDS encoding TSUP family transporter translates to MLTLPLMVGLGLTVLVTSFLSGLFGMAGGMVLMGLLLILLPVPSAMLLHGVTQFASNGWRAWLWRRHVVWPVILRFALGGSVAGLLFALVGAVPDRAVSLLILGLSPFLALAVPARWALNAQKPLHGVLGGFLCMGVQLVAGISGPLLDTFFIRSAMTRQSVVATKAAIQSVGHLVKIAYFAPLVAGGADETVEATVIVMSIAMALLGTNLSRRVLDRMSDAQFRLWSRYLVMGTASVYLGQGLFLLAAH, encoded by the coding sequence ATGCTGACGCTTCCGCTGATGGTGGGGCTTGGGCTCACCGTTCTCGTGACCTCGTTTCTGTCGGGCCTGTTCGGCATGGCCGGCGGCATGGTGCTGATGGGCCTGCTGCTGATCCTGCTGCCGGTGCCGTCGGCGATGCTGCTGCATGGCGTGACGCAGTTCGCCTCCAACGGCTGGCGGGCGTGGCTGTGGCGCCGGCATGTCGTCTGGCCGGTCATCCTGCGATTCGCGCTGGGCGGCTCGGTCGCCGGACTGCTGTTCGCCCTGGTCGGCGCCGTGCCGGACCGGGCGGTGTCGCTGCTGATTCTGGGACTGTCGCCCTTCCTGGCGCTGGCGGTGCCCGCCCGCTGGGCGCTGAACGCGCAAAAGCCGCTGCATGGCGTGCTGGGCGGTTTCCTGTGCATGGGCGTCCAGCTGGTCGCCGGCATCTCCGGCCCCCTGCTCGACACCTTCTTCATCCGCAGCGCCATGACCCGGCAGAGCGTGGTCGCCACCAAGGCCGCCATCCAGTCGGTCGGCCATCTGGTGAAGATCGCTTACTTCGCTCCCCTGGTCGCCGGCGGTGCGGACGAGACGGTGGAAGCGACGGTCATCGTCATGTCGATCGCCATGGCGCTGCTCGGCACGAATCTCTCCCGCCGCGTCCTCGACCGCATGAGCGATGCCCAGTTCCGCCTGTGGAGCCGCTATCTGGTGATGGGAACCGCCAGCGTCTATCTCGGCCAGGGCCTGTTCCTGCTGGCTGCCCATTAA